The nucleotide sequence CGAGGCCACGAACACCCTCACGGCGCTGGGGCTCGACGTGACGCCGCAGGCCGACTACACGTGCACGGGCGAGACCGTGTCCGCGCAGTCGCTGCCGCCGGGCGAGCAGCCACAGGCCTCGCCGATCACCCTCACGTACTGCGCCGGCAGCTGACGCCGTCCTGGCCGTGGGGCGGCCGACAGACTCGAGTCAGCCGAGGTTGACCAGCGGGCTCAGGCCCTTCGCCTTCTCGGGGGCGTCCTCGACGCCCGCCACCGCGAGCCAGTTGCCGATCATGCTGTAGCCGCCCTCGGTGAGCACGGACTCTGGGTGGAACTGGACCCCGTACACCTCGGCGCCGCGGTGACGCAGCCCCATGATGACGCCGCCGGCCGTACGAGCCGTGATCTCGAGCTCGTCGGGCACGGTGTCGTTCACGACGGCCAGCGAGTGGTATCGAGTCGCGGTGAACGGCTGCGGCACGTTCCCGTAGAACGCGCTGCCGTCGTGGGTGACCTTCGAGGTCTTGCCGTGCATGAGCTCTTCGGCGTGCGTGACCGTCGCGCCGAGCGCCTCGGCGATGGCCTGGTGGCCGAGGCAGACGCCCAGGAGCGGCGTGCCCGTCTCGAGGGCGGCGTGCACGACGTCGACCGAGACGCCGGCCGCCGCGGGCGTGCCGGGGCCGGGCGAGAGCAGCACGCCGTCGTAGTCGGAGATGCGCTTGGCCGCCTGCGCGCCCGGGAACGAGTCGTTGCGCACCACGTCGGTCTGGGCGCCGAGCTGCTGGAGGTAGCCGTTGAGGGTGTAGACGAAGCTGTCGTAGTTGTCGATGACGAGGATTCGAGTCATGAAAGGCTCACTGTCTGGAGAAGCTGATGGGAAGAAGAAGGGGTCAGTTCGAGCCGACGGTGACGTTCGGCTCGACGAACGAGTCGGCGAAGGGGAAGACCCAGGTGACCAGGGCCCAGGTCACCACTGCCGCCAGGGCGATCAGAATGAGGACTCGAAGCCACCATCGGCCGGGGAGAATCCGCCAGAGCGCTGCGTACATGGGTCAGGCTCCCTTCACTTCGGAGGCGATCTCGGCCGGCGGTCCTGCCGACAGCGGCTGCCACGACGTGAAGACGCCGTAGGCGATGATCCGCTCGGCGGCCGAGTACTTCGGGTTGCAGCTGGTCATCGTGATCAGTCTGTCTTTCGAGTCGGCCGCGGTCAGCTTCGGTGCATCGGGCACCTGCTGCAGCACCTGCACCTGAGTCGGCTTGACGTACTCGAGGTTGCGGAACGTGTAGGTGTACCAGCCCTGAGCCGTCTGCACGTAGATGTGATCGCCCACGCGCAGGTCGGCGATCGACCCGAAGGGGGCGCCGTGCGTGGTGCGGTGGCCGGCGACGGCGAAGTTGCCGATCTGACCGGGCATCTGGGTGTCGTCGTAGTGACCGGCGTAGCCCTTGTCGAGCGTGCCCGAGGTCGTCGTGCCGCCCGCGATCGGCACCTTGTAGGTCGACCCGAATCGCGGCACGTAGAGGACGCCGAAAGTGCCCGTGCCCTTCACCGGCGGAGTGATCGCCGGGTTCGTGCTGCTGCCTGGCGTCGCGGTGGGGGCCGGAGTCGCGGTGGCCTTCTGCTGCAGCGACCGGCTGATCGACGACGCCTGGTTGCTGGTCTGGTTCGAGACGACGACGTCGTTGAACCACTGCTGCCAGGCGATGAACATCAGGACCAGAACGCCCATCGTGATGAGCACCTCACCCAGCACGCCCACCACCGACGTGCCGCGCCCCGCACGCCGGCGCCCCGCGTGCTGGAGCTGGTCTGTCATGCGTCGATTCTACGGGCGGCCACTGGGCGTCCGTCGATTGTCCACAGGTGACATACCGGTACACTTCTGGCCATGGCCAAAGACAAGAAGAGCGCGCGCGCTGCGGGCAACGCCGTCAGTGAGTCCGGCTCGACCGGCACCCAGCCGAACCCGGTGTGGTTCAAGCCGGTGATGTTCGGCTTCATGCTTCTCGGGCTGGCCTGGATCATCGTGTACTACCTGAGCTCGAGCACCTTCCCGGTGCCGGCTCTCGGCGCGTGGAACATCCTCGTCGGCTTCGGCATCATGTTCGTCGGCTTCCTCATGACGACGCGCTGGCGCTGATTCACTGGAGCGAAGGTCCACCATGAGGCACTGAGTTACACGGGTGTAATTATCCCCACTGTTAATAGACCTGTGGATAACTCTCGAAGTTATCCCCACACTGTCCACAGTTCTTAATAACTCGGGTCTCTGTAGCTCGGGCCTCCACGTACGACGAAGCCCCCGTTCTCGGAACGGGGGCTTCGTCGTGAGGTGAGCGCGGGCTCCTGCGCCGTCGGATTCGTGGAGCTTGGGGATTCGCGGGCTACAGGAGGCCGGCGAGCTGCGCCGATCGCAGCAGGATGATCGCGAGAAGCACCACGGCGACCGCGACCGTCGCGCCGATCTGCTGCGGCCTCTGCGAGCGGTTCTGCAGGCGCATGAAGATCCAGCCCACGAGCCCCCCGATGAGGACGGCGCCGACATAGGCGGTCCACGGCGTGCCGACGACGAGGCCGATCACGACGTTGAGCGCCACGATCACCAGGATCTGCACGGCCTGATTACCCAGATGCCGCTGGATCATGTAGAACGCGCCGAAGAGCCCGAAGACCGCGGCCGTGCCGCCGAGGAGGACGCTGCTGCCCGGCTGCACCAGCGTGACGGCCGCCTCGGCGCCGAGTCCGCCGACGAGGTAGAGCGCCGCGTAGCGGATCGAGCCGATCTGCCGCTCGATCATGCCGCCGAAGAAGTACAGCATGTACCCGTTGAAGGCCAGCTGCAGGATCGAAGTGAGGCCGTTGTAGACGAACAGCCCGGTGATGATCCGCCAGGGCTCGATCGTCGCGTACGGCCCGATGTAGGCCAGCCGCGACGGAGCGCCGGGGACGAGGCCCACCAGGAACCCGAGGGCGAGCAGCCCCATCAGCACGTAGGTGGCGATGGGGCCGCCCGAGCGCGCCAGGCTGTTCATCCGCGTGACGACCTGCGGCTTCACCCGGGGGGCGTTGGCCCGCTGCTCGCGCATGCACTCGGGGCAGAGCACGCCGACGGCCCCCGGTGTCTGGCACTGGGGGCAGATCGTGCGACCGCACCGCTGGCAGAGCACGAAGCTCTGGCGGTCGGGGTGCCGGTAGCAGTAGTTGTCGGCGTTGCGTGGTGCGTAGGTCACGGAGGGGTCAGGCACCGACCTCGTCGATGGTGATGCTCTCGATCACGACGTCGTCGAGGGGCTTGTCGCGACCGTCGGTCGGGACGGCCTGGATCGCGTCGACGACCTTCTTCGACTCGTCGTCCGCGACGACACCGAAGATGGTGTGCTTGCCCTGCAGCCACGGGGTCGGAACCGTCGTGATGAAGAACTGCGAGCCGTTGGTGCCGCGGCCGCCGCGCGTGCCGGCGTTGGCCATGGCGAGGATGTAGGGCTCGGCGAACGTGAGCTCGGGGTGGATCTCGTCGTCGAAGTTGTACCCCGGGCCGCCGACGCCCTGGCCGAGCGGGTCGCCGCCCTGGATCATGAAGTCGGGGATGATGCGGTGGAAGATGACGCCGTCGTAGAGCTTGTCGGTCGACTTCGCCCCCGTGGCCGGGTGGGTCCACTCGATGGTGCCGGTGGCGAGTCCGGTGAAGTTGGCGACGGTCTTCGGTGCGTGGTTGCCGAACAGGTTCACCGTGATGGTGCCCTTGTTCGTGGCGATCGTGGCGACAGCGGTGT is from Frondihabitans australicus and encodes:
- a CDS encoding anthranilate synthase component II; the encoded protein is MTRILVIDNYDSFVYTLNGYLQQLGAQTDVVRNDSFPGAQAAKRISDYDGVLLSPGPGTPAAAGVSVDVVHAALETGTPLLGVCLGHQAIAEALGATVTHAEELMHGKTSKVTHDGSAFYGNVPQPFTATRYHSLAVVNDTVPDELEITARTAGGVIMGLRHRGAEVYGVQFHPESVLTEGGYSMIGNWLAVAGVEDAPEKAKGLSPLVNLG
- a CDS encoding DUF4175 domain-containing protein; this encodes MYAALWRILPGRWWLRVLILIALAAVVTWALVTWVFPFADSFVEPNVTVGSN
- a CDS encoding class E sortase; protein product: MTDQLQHAGRRRAGRGTSVVGVLGEVLITMGVLVLMFIAWQQWFNDVVVSNQTSNQASSISRSLQQKATATPAPTATPGSSTNPAITPPVKGTGTFGVLYVPRFGSTYKVPIAGGTTTSGTLDKGYAGHYDDTQMPGQIGNFAVAGHRTTHGAPFGSIADLRVGDHIYVQTAQGWYTYTFRNLEYVKPTQVQVLQQVPDAPKLTAADSKDRLITMTSCNPKYSAAERIIAYGVFTSWQPLSAGPPAEIASEVKGA
- a CDS encoding cell division protein CrgA translates to MAKDKKSARAAGNAVSESGSTGTQPNPVWFKPVMFGFMLLGLAWIIVYYLSSSTFPVPALGAWNILVGFGIMFVGFLMTTRWR
- a CDS encoding rhomboid family intramembrane serine protease, with protein sequence MPDPSVTYAPRNADNYCYRHPDRQSFVLCQRCGRTICPQCQTPGAVGVLCPECMREQRANAPRVKPQVVTRMNSLARSGGPIATYVLMGLLALGFLVGLVPGAPSRLAYIGPYATIEPWRIITGLFVYNGLTSILQLAFNGYMLYFFGGMIERQIGSIRYAALYLVGGLGAEAAVTLVQPGSSVLLGGTAAVFGLFGAFYMIQRHLGNQAVQILVIVALNVVIGLVVGTPWTAYVGAVLIGGLVGWIFMRLQNRSQRPQQIGATVAVAVVLLAIILLRSAQLAGLL
- a CDS encoding peptidylprolyl isomerase, producing MSTHTAVATIATNKGTITVNLFGNHAPKTVANFTGLATGTIEWTHPATGAKSTDKLYDGVIFHRIIPDFMIQGGDPLGQGVGGPGYNFDDEIHPELTFAEPYILAMANAGTRGGRGTNGSQFFITTVPTPWLQGKHTIFGVVADDESKKVVDAIQAVPTDGRDKPLDDVVIESITIDEVGA